In Suncus etruscus isolate mSunEtr1 chromosome 9, mSunEtr1.pri.cur, whole genome shotgun sequence, the genomic window gaaccaccgaccttctgcatgcaaggcaaacgctttacctccatgctatctctccggccccatgcacaGAGTTTCAAgcctgatttttttcttgcaCCTGGGGGTCAGTTCCAGAGTTGATGGGGCTGTGGTTAGCCCGTCTCAGGACCCAACTGTCCTGTCCCCTGTCTAAAGGACTGACACATTTCCCGGGTCATGagtctaaaattctgaattgcaGTTATGGGCCTCAGTTAGCAGGTTTCCTGTATCCTGCCCACAGGTGGTGGTGTCCACAACAGTGAGTGTGGACGGCCATGTACTGGCCGTGTCCGACAACATGTTCGTGCACAACAACTCCAAGCATGGCCGCAGGGCGCGCCGCCTGGACCCCTCGGAAGGTCAGCCCCCGCCCCAGGTCCAGCCCAGACTGCTGTGCCCCTCTCTCCCCATTGCCTCACCCGCTTGACCCCTCTTGCGAGGCTTGACTGGGCTCCTCTCCTGACTCCCAGCGGCCACCCCCTGCATCAAGGCCATCAGCCCCGGGGAAGGCTGGACTACGGGCGGCGCCACTGTCATTGTCATTGGGGACAACTTCTTCGACGGGCTGCAGGTCGTGTTCGGGAACGTGCTCGTGTGGAGCGAGGTGGGCCACCCCACCCTGCCCCGCCATACCCTGCCTCCCCGGGTGGGGGGGTCTCCTCCAAACTGCCCCTCTTCTCACCGCTATGTATGGGAACCCAGGCTTGCGTCTCCCCTCGCAGCTCATCACACCGCACGCCATCCGGGTGCAGACGCCCCCGCGGCACGTCCCTGGGGTGGTGGAGGTGACCCTCTCCTACAAATCTAAGCAGTTTTGCAAGGGAGCCCCTGGCCGCTTTGTCTACACAGGTAAGGAGTCAGGCTGGGGCTTGGGGGGCTTGGCAGGAGCACCAGGTGTGCAGGTCAGCTCACCCCAAGTGGCTGCTTCCCAACACCCATGTGCACCCCAGAACCTTCAcaggccaccacacacacacacacgcacaccctCTCGCACTCCTGGCACTTAGTATCTTTAGGGAAATATTTATtgctgcaggggccagagagagtacagtggctaGGAACTTCGGGGAGActgccaggagatattcctgagtatagagccaggaataagcccagagcacagccagatatgaccAAAAAGAGTAAAGAAATACTTATCCCAAAGGTTCCCCAAATAAGCCCATTGCACACCCCTCTCTACCCTTGGGTGTCTGTGCCCTTCCTGGCCTGCCTCTCACGCGCCTGAGCACACACACCCCCTGGTGGAAGCAGAGTAAAAGCGCAAGACAGACTCTGGCTTGCTCGAGGGGAGAAGCGTCTGTCCCCGCAGCGTGTCGGAAGCGGGCGGGGATCCTCTCCACCTCCGTGCTTCTGGCCAGCCCCAGCCCGAGTCACCCGCTTCTCCCCGTGGCCGAATGCTACCAGGATGGGCTGGTTCTCTGGGACAGAGAGTGGACTCAAGGGGATCCAGGGGGATCCTGGGGGAGATAAGTTGAAGGAAGCCGCTGGAGAAGCAAGGCAGCGGCCCGAGAGGAAAAGAGCCTGGTAGAAAGGCCCAAGTCCCGGCATCGGTGCAGGCGGTGCTGAGCTAGCTGGTGCGAGAGGCAATGAGCGGGATGGGCACTGGGAGGCGGGCGGGACCGCAGGAAGGGCGACTGTACCTTGGGAAGATGCGACTTGCGTCCCCAAGAGTcttgggcacacacacacacacacacacacacacacacacagagcgcTAACGGAGGGAGCAGATGTTTCGTTCTGCACCGTAATACATAGAGTATTGGGGTGTTTATTTTCGATTTGGAGGCCAAACTCCATAGTGCTCAgtgttaactcctgactctaagctcaccTGCGGGCTGAGATTATccgagtcagccacttgcaaggcaagcgccctacccgtgCAATCTCTCCAGAGTTtgctgttgttggtttgtttgtttatttttatgacaaaCAATCTGCATCTGACAAGaccaaaaagagacaaaaaattcTCCCTTCGGTCCTAACTCTGGACATATACCCAAATTCTcccccctcccattttttttcttttgtttggggccaacagtcagcaagtgctcaggggttactctcagttCTGAGGACAATCTGGGATGTCAGGACTCGAACccggttggccgcttgcaagccCTCGGCTGTGCCAGCTCAGGCTCCCAGTGTGTGTGCACAAAACGGCTCCTCTCCTCTACAGTCAACTGAGCTCCTGGGTCGAGCAGGGCCTGGCTAGGGAAAATCTGTCGAGTGGATGGATGAGCACAGAGCACGAGAGGAGCCCTCTGGGCGCCCCCAGGGGCTGGGCTGGCTCCGTGCTGGGGGAAGGTGTCCTGCAAATGCCCCTGTCTTGTCTCCCCAGCCCTGAATGAGCCCACCATCGACTACGGGTTCCAGCGACTGCAGAAAGTTATTCCCAGGCACCCCGGAGACCCCGAGAGGCTCCCCAAGGTAGTCAGGCAGCGGCTGGGCTCAGTGCGGGTGCGGAGTAGTCTCGGGACCCCGCGCCCGGGCCTGCCCCTCCGGAGGTCCCGTGGCTACTCACGCCTGCCCCTGCTCCCCAGGAGGTGCTGCTGAAGCGGGCGGCCGACCTGGCCGAGGCGCTGTACGGTGTCCCCAGCAACAACCAGGTAAGGGCGCGCCCTGGGCCCCGGGCCGCCTggatgtgtgggtgggtgggtgtgtgcCCTCGCGCGCCCCCGCCCCGGCCGTGCCCGGATCTTGTTCCCCAGGAGCTGCTGTTGAAGCGCGCGGCGGACGTGGCCGAGGCCCTGTACAGCGCCCCCCGCGCGCCCGCGTCCCTGGCACCCCTGGCCCCGAGCCACCCGCACCCCGCCGTCGTGGGCATCAACGCCTTCAGCAGCCCGCTGGCCATCGCCGTCGGGGACGCCACGCCGGGACCCGAGCCGGGTGCGTGGCCTCCCCTTACTTCTCCTCCCGGTGGGCCAGGCCCTGTGCGCCCCTGGTCGTGCGCCTCTGACCGTGCGCCCCTGGCCGTGTGCACCTGACCGTGCGCCCCTAGCCGTGCGCCCCTGGCCGTGCGTCCCTGACCGTGCCCCTCTGGCCGTGCGTCCCGGCCCGTGAGCCCTTGACCCGGACTGTGCACCCCTGGCCTTGCGCCTCTGACCGTGCGCCCCGCTCCCGCAGGTTACGCGCGCAGCTGCAGCAGCGCGTCTCCCAGGGGGTTCGCGCCCAGCCCCGGCTCTCAGCAGAGCAGCTACGGCCTGGGCGGCTACGGGACGACGGGAGTGGCCGGCCTCGGCGTGCCCGGGTCCCCCAGCTTCCTCAACGGCTCCACGGCCACCTCGCCCTTTGCCAGTGAGTGTCCCTGGCGCGGCACGGATGGGGGGGTCCGGGGCTGCAAGACGGGACCCCCCCCCGTCTAGATTGCCCTCCCGGAGGGGAGGGGGAACTCCGACACCTATTTTGGGGATCACCCCTGGGATTACGCCTGGGATTACGCACAAGGGATTACGCCTGGCGGTGCTGGAGGGACTTGATAGGATGCTGCGGATCCGGCCCGAGCGACCGACCGCGTGCAGGGcaaccgctctggccccccaagctCCGGCACCTTTAGGTCTTTTTTCCGAGCTTGGAGCCCCAGATCCCCGAAACCCAGCTGAGCCTGGCAACTGGAGCGCTTCTACTTCTGCTTCTGGGGGAGTCTGGCGCTCCCTGCCGGACGTTCGCGGGATTCTGGGCTCTGGAAAAGAAGTTTGTCCGCTAGGGTCTGAGAAGCTGGCATGCCAGGGGAGTTGTCAAACTCGCTGCTCGCTGAGGGTAGAGCGGGAGGATTCTGTATGGTCAGTCAGCTGGATCCAGGTTTCGCATGTCCACATCAGGTTCTCGCTGACATTCAGCGAACCACTTCTTTATtatgttgctttatttttggtttctggatcacacccgacaggctctgcactcagaagttgctcctggcaggttgggggaactatatgagatgctgggatacgaaccagggtccgtcctgtgttggcctcgtgcaaagcaaacgcccgaccgctgtgctattgctctggcccctcagcgaATCCCTTTGGAGTCAGTTTCCTCtcggaaaaaaaaagagaccaatATCAATCAACCCTTCAGATGACTTAAGATTGTTTTCAGATCTGAATGGCTCAATTCTGAAAGAGTGTCTGACTTGGAAGTTCCAACCCCCTGCTTCTGGATGGTGTTTTGAGGTGGGGGGTAACTAGCAGTAAGCTTTATTATGCTTTGGACATTTTGCACTTTCCTAAAGTTCTTCCTTACAACATCTACTGTTCGAACAGCCTCTTTCCCCAGGTTTCTCTCTCCAGCAGTCACTTATAAAACAACTTCTTGGTACAGAACCGCTAGCTGGGGGCTCATTCAGCTCCAGCTCACCCTATAGGTTGTCTGTGGTTGTACCTGAAGTCCTGGGAGAGTCTGCTGAGCCAACATCCAGGATGCAGAAGCTGCCCTCGAAATGGTTgggtgtgacttttttttttttttgaccttgcACATCCCCTAATTGTCAGTATTGCTGAGGATTGATATCTCTGCTCCTGTGGCGCCTCATTGCTGGCAGTCTGCAGCCTGGGTGTTGCTCTTTCTGGCTCTCTTCCTGGGACTCAGAACCCCAGGTGCCAGTGTCTAGTTCAGCCTTGCACTTCCAGTATTGCCTGATGTCCATCTCTCCTTACGCTTTGCTGGGGCCAGATGACCTGATCCCCTGTAATCCTGAGGTCACACTTTCACCGGTTCTCTCAGATTTGACAATGGATATAGCCTATAATCGCCCACTTTTCTGCCTGAGGGACACATGACCCAACAGTATGGAAGTCAACCCACTGGATCCCCCATTTGGCCAGAGAATCAAGAATTCTAGAGGagtgggattggagagatagtacagtgggtagtgcacttgccttgcatgtgacccaagtttgattcctagtccAAGTCAAGAGCTGTCCCTGagagagaaccaggaataagctctgagcattgacagatgtggcccagaagacccttccaaaaaataaaataataataataagggccagagtgatagtacagcgggtagggggtatttgctttgcacacagccaaccagggttctatccctgcgTCCCAGATGATTCCTCAAGTCCCCagctttaattcctggcatcccatatagtcctccgagccttccaggagtggttcctgagtgcagagccaggaagtaacccctgatcactgccaggtgtggccccaaaacaaataataataatctagaGGGAATGAATTAAATCTGTTTCCAGCATCAGCTGGTGACCAACCATTTTATGACTTGACCGGCTATGCTCCCCCTCATCCCCAGGCCCCTAACGGTAGAACTGGAGAGGGGGTCCTCATTGAGTTCTCCAGGATGTACCTGGAATGCCTGCTCTTGCCAGAAGTTTAGGTCCTCTgagtcttctatttcttcttccagcAGCCCTGGGCCAACTGGGCAGCCCAGGACCCCCAGTGGGACTCATAAAATGCAGATGAGCACCCCAGGCTGAAGAAAGGATATATTTCCTGGCCTTTGCTTCCAGCCCTGCATTCAGCTACAGGGATCTCAGCAATAAGCTGCAATGCATGAACATTGGCTGAAGGGAGATGGGTGTGTAGGGGATTGAGAGCATTTGAAATTGCAACTATTGAAAGTATCCTCATATTAAGAGTGATCATTTGAAGGGGAGTTTGAGGTTTAAGGGCCTTCTGGAACCATTGGTTTAAAAGCCCCACTCCCTTCTGCCAGCTGCTTGGACCACACTCAGAACAGCCTTATTGGTCTTTAGAAAAGAGAGGCAGGAAATTGGTCCAGAAGGTGGAGAAAGGTAGGATTTAGAGATTCACTGGGTAGGACTCGCCCAGACAGGAAGGCTGCCAGAAGCTAAGCCAGCTGCTAGCCAATGCCTGTTCTGCAAACCGGTCCACAGAGCAGCAGTTGGGGTTTACTGACCAGGGATTTCCAGCCTTTCCACAACTGCGGGCCAGTGCCAGTCCGTGAACTAGTCTGAGCTGTGCTCCTGCACTGAAAGGTCCATATGCACTTCACACTGTCCCCAACTACTTGCTCCAGTGAGGCTGTGAATCCCGATCTCAGACTAGCCTTATCTGCCCAGGAAACCCATTTCCCAGCAGTTTCTACCCTACTTCATCCCTGCACCTCCCTTTCCTTTGCGGCTCCTCCCAGAATACTTTTGTGGGAGGTTCTGGATTGGGCTTTGTTTTTTTATCTAATGGACCTATCATCTATAGCCCCGAAAAAGGGTCCCTTAGAACCTCCCAAAAGGCAAATGCTGGCCTAAAGAACCCAATCTGCCTCCACATTCTGTCCTTTACTGGTCTCTCCAGGACATTCAGAGCCCCAGGTGAGATCTGAGCCTGGTGTCTGGAGGTGGGGGGCGCCCCCCCCCCAGTTGCTCACTCTGGTGCTATCTCCCTGTTGtgtctcccacctccctccctgcTGCGCCTGCCCCTGCCCGCCCCGCCCCGGAGTCATGCCCTCTAGCCCCCCGCTGGCCGCTGCCTCCTCTATGTCCCTCCCGGCCGCTGCCCCCACCACCAGCGTCTTCTCCTTCTCGCCTGTCAACATGATCTCCGCTGTGAAGCAGAGGAGCGCCTTCGCCCCGGTGCTGCGGCCCCCCAGCTCCCCGCCCCAGGTCTGCCCCCGAGCCCACGGGGAGGGCCTTGCAGGTGAGTGAGCCCAGAGCCCAAGGAGCACCGGGCAGGGCGTCCACTCTACCCTCCTCCCACCAGTTCACACCTTCTGGGGATCAGGGACCCTCTAGGTACCTGGGACAGCACCAAATACCCACCCAGGGAAGGAGATTCAAACCCAGTTGGAGGAAAGGGCGggaaggctgcatgcaagacctcGCCCCTTCTGGTTGTGCCAAAGCTAAGCTCCCCCACTACTGGACTACAGCGCCTCCCTGTGTCCACTTAGGGAGCACACATCACCGAGTCCCTTCAGTGAGGTCATTGTCCTctgctccttctctttctcttcccagtCAGCCCTTCATCCCAAAGAGCTGGCTTTAGCCAGTAATGGACAGCAAGTTGGAAATAGTTTCACCCCAGACCTGGATGCCTCTGAGGGTGGCATAAAAGTGTTCTAAGTGGATCAGACTTGGCACACCAGCTTTCCACTTGGTTTTCAAGTTTCAGAAACTGTGTCTTTAGGGGAATAGTGAAgtctggggccatacccagtccttgatactcagggcttccttGTGGCTCTGTGGTTAAGGAGCTGGGGGCTCCTAGTGGGGGTTCCCTGAGGAACCAATATCCCTgtgctgatgattgaacctggTTAGCCCCATGCCAGGAAAGCATATTCACCTGTAACTGTCTCTCCAGTGCTTTTATAGGGCCATAacggtggtgctcaaggcatgccttgctctgtgctcagagagtcatatatagtgctggggatcccCAACCTAGTCTGTCTAGTTACCttttcagcattgctcaggagtctCCAGAGccctctggtggtgctgggaggtcTCTGCATTAGCAGGAGGAGAGCTCACAACCTCAACTATTTCAGTGGCCCTGGATAGTTTTCTTTCATCTAAGTGTATCTGAGGCTTAAATATGTGGAGAAgggctaaaaagatagtacagtgggtaaggcagttGCCCTGCACTTGGATAACCCAGCTTTAAacacccagcatctcatatggtcccccaagcattgccaggaataattactgaatgcagagtcaggagtaacccacaagtatggctcaaaaataaaacacacacaaaattgcGTAGAGCCAATTTAAATAGTTCAGTTCATTGaaatgatcacatatattttgcatattgaggtttgatcctcaatattatatggtccccccccccaagcacatctagtcctgagcattgagccaggagtgagactCCAGATATAGACCCCTCTCCCCGAAAAAAGAATCCCCTTGGAGATAGGCAGGGGATAGGTCTGCAAAAAGGTTCACTCCCTGGAAGCAGAGTTCTCCCTTCTGTCTTGGGACAGGGACAATGGCTTCTGTCCCTGAGACAGGTCCTCTGAAGCAGATAGGGCTGGGAAGAGATGCAGAGTCACCTAGCATGAGGCTGCGAAGGATGAGAGCCGCCTCTTCCTCCCAGCCTGCAAGCCAGGGAGCTTCCCTTTGATACTGCTGGGGTCCCCAAGTGATTTAAGTGAAGTGGGGGGGAGAAAGGTGGTAGCCCTGAGCTCTTGGGAGTGCTGCCAACTAACAGGGCAGGGATGATGGCATCAGACGACTCATGCTCCTCTCCTTGGTTCCCACAGACCAGCCTTTTGAGGATTCTGACAAATTCCACTCTCCAGCCCGGGGGCTGCAGAGTCTGGCATACTCCTAATTATGGTAGGTATGAGGGAGCCCTGGGGAGGCTTCCCTTCTCTCGAAGCCTTCATGGAATGAGGATCTGAGGTCCAGGACTCCTCCCCAGGGCCCAGAAATCTGGTTGTTGGGCCCCAAACCCACAGCAGTGGCCCCAGCTGAAGAACATGGTCCTCTTACTGCCAGAACCTTCTCCTgaactttcttcctccttctgccCTCTAGGTCGACAGGTGTTGCCCACTGAGGCTGGACTGAAAGTCCCCCAGGATTCATATCCACAACTGAGATGATGGCACAGACATGTTCAGAGTCGGGGCTGCAGGCAAAGCTCCAACCAGGACCCTGGAGGATGGGAGAGACCTTTCTCCCAGTGCTCAAGGGCCCCTTATCCACCCGCCCCCGGCTTCTCTCACCCCTTTTTCTTGGGGCCAGTCAGAAGTCCAGGCACAGTGCTGCTGCTCTTGGCTGGAGAGCTTCAAGGAGGCACTGGGGTGCTAGACCTCACTGGCAGTAGCTTCCTCTGGAGCAGGAGCTGGGGCAGACCAAAGGCACCCTGGACAGTGAGTGCCCCCAGAGCACAGATACAGATGGGGCAGATGGTGGGAAAGACAGCTCAGGGAGAGGGGGCTGAGAAGAGACTGTTGTCACCTGGCCCACAACCCAGTGTCTTCCCCAGGGCAGGGGTGGAGTCCATGTGAAGGTGCAGCTGGCCCTGGCTCCCAGAGAGCTCCTGGGGTCACCTCCCCCCCCAAGCGCCCCATTTCCCCTGGGCCGCACACTCATGCCCACCACATCATGAATCCCAGTGGGAACTCAGAGCCCGCAGGAGGTAGATGAGGGGGTAATGCACCCATGGAATTGTGGGTCTCTCCCCCGGTGGGTGTTTCATGGACTTTGGGGCCCCTCTGTGACTGTGGTTGGCCCCGTAGCGCAGGGGATGGATGGACCCAGCCGTCGCTGGGCTCCCTCTACTCTGCTGTGATTGGAGcaactggaacaataaacacagatGCAGGTGCCCACTGGCTACCTGGGTCAGGTTCTGTTTTCTTAGTGGTGCCCCAAGAAGGGGCACATCATGCTTCCACATCATGCCCTCTGGGGAACCTTACCAAATGTCATAATGTCATACTGTCCACCTTTCATACAACACTTACATGCCATGAGCAGGAATAAGTATTTCTACCTCGAGTCAACTGTTAGGGGTTAGTAGGCCAAAAGCCCCAGGAGACATACCTAAGGCCTCCCACTGGCCCCAAACCATTCTCCACACCCTCCCCTCCtgccaggatagaacccaggtgagTGTCAGTACTTGTGGGTATCCAACCCATCCCCTAGGGCACAAGTGTGGGATCCTGACCAACTTGGCACCCCTGCAGGACTGGGCCAGGCTGGACCTCCATAATCAATACCTCAATCCCCCTTACTGCTTGCCAGGTCTAGGAACCTCCTGGCTGACAGAATGGAAGGGGATTGGTGAGGAATGAATTCCAAAATCAACCACTGCCCCCAGGACAGATCCCAGTGGCCTCTATCTCAGCACTGCACCTCTGCTTCCTGTCGTGGCTCCACCTTCCAACCTTGTCTTCTTCTTATGGCTACTGTGTCCTGTCAGCTGATGTTGCACCTCCAGCCCTTGCATTTAAGAAATTTCTACTGTGCCCCCTTTGGAATATCCTGGGGACCTACAATGGGATCATAATGTTCCCAGTTTAAAATTTCTGCCTTagagcctgagagagagagagagagtacaatgggtagggctcttgccttgcatgcagccaaactggattAGAACTCAACATCCCATCCTGGTAGCACTTGTTGGTCTCCCAAGTGTCACCAGGATCTCTGAGTGTACATCCACTATGAATCCCCAAATACTACCAGGTGTtgccctgaaacaaacaaaataatgtttttaattaaaaatagaagggTTCAAAAAAATAGAGgagttcagggccagagagataacagcgatagggcgtttgccttgcattgcagaaggacggtagttcgaatctcagaatcccctatggtcccccgagcctgccaggagtgatttctgagcgtaaagccaggagtaacccctgaatgttgccgggtgtgacccccctcccaaaaaaaaacacaaaaataaaataaaataaatagaggggcaggaacagcacagcaggtagggtaccttGCTttcaaccaacccaggtttgatccttggcatcccagatgatccctgagcaccaccaggagtaaaccctgagcactgccacgtgtgacccccaaaattaaagagattaattttttaagttaaaataaattttaaaaataaatttctaacctaggttggagcaatagtatagcaggtagggtgcttgccttgcacgtgtctgacccaggttctattcccagcctacaatattgtcccctgagcaccaccaggaggaattcctgagcacagagctaaaataagagtaagccttgataaccagctatgacccaaaaattaaaaaaataaatttttttttttttttttttttggtttttgggccacacccggtaatgctcaggggttactcctggctatgcgctcagaagtcgctcctggcttgggggaccatatgggacgccgggggatcgaactgcggtctttccttggctagcgcttgcaaggcaggcaccttacctttagcgccaccgcccggccccaaaaaataaatttttaagttaaaatttaaaaataaaattaaaaggccaGCCTAGATCAGAGTGATAGTTTATTGAGTATtgtaacttgccttgcacatgcctggccccagattcaatttctagtattccctatagtcccctgagcatcttttGGGGTGATATTTGAACatagattcaggaataacccccgaacactgctgggtatggcccaaaaactaaaagaaaaaaaatgctctagAATACAGAGGTGTCCTGCAAGCTCAGGAGCCCAGTGCCCAGGATCTCAGGCTTTTGTCTCCTAGCAGCACCCTTTGGCTACACCCTCTGGGAAACCCTTTTGGTCTTTCCCCTGCCTTGGGTCCCCACCTATAGGCCTTAGAACAAAGACTCAACAGGAAAGATGGACGGGCTTGTGTTGGGTTGCCTCCACTTCTTCCTCTGTGTTTTTGACCTATACCTGGGGTTTATCTACCCAGATAAGGAGAGCTGTTTCATGGCCTCCCTCAGGGCCTGCTCCAACCCCTGTGACCTGGCTTCAGAACCTGACAGCTGACCGATtggggtcagctgagtgcaaggcaaacaccctgctgctatgctattactccagcccctctgggCTCCCTTTTTAAGGCACCTAgtctgtgggttttgttttgtttgtttttttggcagtgCAGCCCAACTAGTCCAAAATTTTCTCACAGGCCTTAATTTTGGTCTTCTA contains:
- the EBF4 gene encoding transcription factor COE4 isoform X1, with product MFPAQDAVARGGLSLKEEPLLPAGLGSVRSWMQGAGILDAGTAAQSGVGLARAHFEKQPPSNLRKSNFFHFVLAMYDRQGQPVEVERTAFIDFVEKDREPGAEKTNNGIHYRLRLVYNNGLRTEQDLYVRLIDSMSKQAIIYEGQDKNPEMCRVLLTHEIMCSRCCDRKSCGNRNETPSDPVIIDRFFLKFFLKCNQNCLKNAGNPRDMRRFQVVVSTTVSVDGHVLAVSDNMFVHNNSKHGRRARRLDPSEAATPCIKAISPGEGWTTGGATVIVIGDNFFDGLQVVFGNVLVWSELITPHAIRVQTPPRHVPGVVEVTLSYKSKQFCKGAPGRFVYTALNEPTIDYGFQRLQKVIPRHPGDPERLPKEVLLKRAADLAEALYGVPSNNQELLLKRAADVAEALYSAPRAPASLAPLAPSHPHPAVVGINAFSSPLAIAVGDATPGPEPGYARSCSSASPRGFAPSPGSQQSSYGLGGYGTTGVAGLGVPGSPSFLNGSTATSPFAIMPSSPPLAAASSMSLPAAAPTTSVFSFSPVNMISAVKQRSAFAPVLRPPSSPPQVCPRAHGEGLADQPFEDSDKFHSPARGLQSLAYS
- the EBF4 gene encoding transcription factor COE4 isoform X2, translated to MQGAGILDAGTAAQSGVGLARAHFEKQPPSNLRKSNFFHFVLAMYDRQGQPVEVERTAFIDFVEKDREPGAEKTNNGIHYRLRLVYNNGLRTEQDLYVRLIDSMSKQAIIYEGQDKNPEMCRVLLTHEIMCSRCCDRKSCGNRNETPSDPVIIDRFFLKFFLKCNQNCLKNAGNPRDMRRFQVVVSTTVSVDGHVLAVSDNMFVHNNSKHGRRARRLDPSEAATPCIKAISPGEGWTTGGATVIVIGDNFFDGLQVVFGNVLVWSELITPHAIRVQTPPRHVPGVVEVTLSYKSKQFCKGAPGRFVYTALNEPTIDYGFQRLQKVIPRHPGDPERLPKEVLLKRAADLAEALYGVPSNNQELLLKRAADVAEALYSAPRAPASLAPLAPSHPHPAVVGINAFSSPLAIAVGDATPGPEPGYARSCSSASPRGFAPSPGSQQSSYGLGGYGTTGVAGLGVPGSPSFLNGSTATSPFAIMPSSPPLAAASSMSLPAAAPTTSVFSFSPVNMISAVKQRSAFAPVLRPPSSPPQVCPRAHGEGLADQPFEDSDKFHSPARGLQSLAYS